A DNA window from Hordeum vulgare subsp. vulgare chromosome 1H, MorexV3_pseudomolecules_assembly, whole genome shotgun sequence contains the following coding sequences:
- the LOC123410341 gene encoding non-specific lipid-transfer protein 2P-like: MAKAAAMFVLVALVAAAMATGGAAQCNAGSLTVCAGPIISGTMPSQTCCANLKNQRGCFCQFARNPAYSTYINSPNARKTLASCGVAVPRC, from the coding sequence ATGGCGAAAGCCGCAGCGATGTTCGTGCTGGTGGCGCTGGTGGCGGCGGCGATGGCAACGGGGGGAGCGGCTCAGTGCAACGCGGGGAGCCTCACGGTGTGCGCTGGCCCGATCATTAGCGGGACCATGCCGTCGCAGACGTGCTGCGCCAACCTAAAGAACCAGCGTGGGTGCTTCTGCCAGTTCGCGCGCAACCCGGCGTACTCCACCTACATCAACAGCCCCAACGCCCGCAAGACCCTCGCCTCGTGCGGCGTCGCCGTCCCGCGCTGCTAG